In Rathayibacter sp. VKM Ac-2762, one DNA window encodes the following:
- a CDS encoding ROK family protein: MSTQPALAVDVGGTKIETALVDAGGGLVPGTRHRRATGPALTPEEFERALAECVAASTAGADVVGVGAGSAGPIDLDGGRIRPKNLPLLHGVPLREALERLVPGRPVELRLDGTCIALAEHWYGANRGAVSSVSLVVSTGIGGGIVLDGRVLAGRSGNAGHLGQVHVADADPEEGSDGTLESIASGPSTVAWARRRGFAGSTGEELGRAAADGDAVALSAVRRSAEAVGTAIAGAATLLDVHDFAVGGGFAGVTRDYLHLVQASAREHAVLDYARGLDVRPSGLGGEGPLIGAAALILRSTAAAREPALVP; the protein is encoded by the coding sequence GTGAGCACGCAGCCCGCTCTGGCCGTCGACGTCGGCGGCACGAAGATCGAGACCGCCCTCGTCGACGCCGGGGGCGGGCTCGTGCCCGGCACGCGGCACCGGCGCGCGACCGGCCCCGCCCTGACTCCTGAGGAGTTCGAGCGGGCGCTCGCGGAGTGCGTCGCCGCCTCGACGGCCGGGGCGGACGTCGTCGGCGTCGGCGCCGGATCCGCGGGGCCGATCGACCTCGACGGCGGCCGGATCCGACCGAAGAACCTCCCGCTGCTCCACGGCGTCCCGCTCCGGGAGGCGCTCGAGCGGCTCGTGCCCGGTCGGCCGGTCGAGCTGCGCCTCGACGGGACCTGCATCGCCCTCGCCGAGCACTGGTACGGGGCCAACCGGGGCGCCGTCTCCTCGGTGAGCCTCGTCGTGTCGACCGGGATCGGCGGCGGGATCGTCCTCGACGGCCGGGTGCTGGCGGGCCGCTCCGGCAACGCCGGCCACCTGGGCCAGGTGCACGTCGCCGACGCCGACCCCGAGGAGGGGAGCGACGGGACGCTCGAGAGCATCGCCTCCGGACCGAGCACCGTCGCCTGGGCCCGGCGCCGGGGCTTCGCCGGGAGCACCGGGGAGGAGCTCGGGCGCGCGGCCGCGGACGGCGACGCCGTGGCCCTGTCCGCGGTCCGCCGCTCCGCCGAGGCCGTCGGCACGGCGATCGCGGGCGCGGCGACCCTGCTCGACGTGCACGACTTCGCCGTCGGCGGCGGTTTCGCGGGCGTGACCCGCGACTACCTCCACCTCGTGCAGGCGAGCGCCCGGGAGCACGCTGTCCTGGACTACGCCCGCGGTCTCGACGTCCGCCCGTCCGGGCTCGGCGGGGAGGGGCCTCTGATCGGCGCGGCCGCCCTGATCCTCCGATCGACGGCGGCGGCGCGCGAGCCCGCCCTCGTGCCGTGA
- a CDS encoding VOC family protein produces the protein MSITTTTHLNFRGQAREALEFYASVTGGRVDAMSYADANAVTAPDEADQLMWGQVVSEAGFRVMAYDVPAHTAYDPGTIPVYVSLRGSDADELHRLWDGLSEGAAVVVPLAPAAWSPLYGMLRDRFGVTFVVDLEVAWG, from the coding sequence ATGAGCATCACCACGACGACCCACCTCAACTTCCGCGGACAGGCCCGCGAGGCACTGGAGTTCTACGCCTCGGTCACGGGAGGCCGGGTCGACGCGATGTCCTACGCGGACGCGAACGCTGTCACCGCGCCCGACGAGGCCGACCAGCTGATGTGGGGCCAGGTCGTCTCCGAGGCCGGCTTCCGCGTCATGGCGTACGACGTCCCCGCGCACACGGCTTACGACCCGGGCACGATCCCGGTGTACGTGTCGCTGCGCGGCTCCGACGCCGACGAGCTGCACCGCCTCTGGGACGGCCTCTCGGAGGGGGCGGCGGTCGTCGTGCCCCTGGCCCCGGCGGCCTGGTCGCCCCTCTACGGGATGCTGCGCGACCGCTTCGGAGTGACGTTCGTCGTCGACCTCGAGGTCGCCTGGGGCTGA
- a CDS encoding ABC transporter ATP-binding protein, producing the protein MSGISSEHPLRSALRPSRHRVVGAALAYVVKDSPLWILPLVTAAVVDALVDGRSPSALVVPAAAAAATILANIGANAVYVRLSSSAVRALGLRLREALAERLQSLSLDYHSRGSASIAQTKVVRDVENLELMLQQAFGPVLTALVVLVGAGVATGTRVPQFLLVFALTVPLAAALVLWLRRRTAAGNEAFRRHVETMSGTVGEMSALLEVTRAHGLEKVSVQRVVEAARRVERAGVALDRLNGRFGALSWSSYQLITLGSLFGAAVIAMTGVLPVTVGEVVLLSSYFALLTGTITAAFQTAPLVTRGLESRRSIAEVLADPDVEHNEGEPVIDALAGGVELDRVSVDYGDRRVLHDVSLRIAPGETVAFVGPSGSGKSTLTRVVLGFVRPSQGRVLLDGRDIAALDMRTARRFVSVVPQESVLFRGSIRDNVLYGTADADDHRLEAALRAANAEFVLELPDGWDTIVGERGALLSGGQRQRLAIARALIRDPRLLVLDEATAALDPRTEREVRLALDRLREGRTTLIVAHRLSTVRTADRIVVLSEGRVVEQGTHDELLATGGAYAALHATA; encoded by the coding sequence GTGAGCGGCATCTCCTCCGAGCATCCGCTCCGCTCGGCCCTGCGCCCGTCGCGGCACCGGGTCGTCGGGGCGGCGCTCGCCTACGTCGTCAAGGACAGCCCGCTGTGGATCCTGCCGCTCGTCACCGCCGCCGTGGTCGACGCCCTCGTCGACGGCCGGTCGCCATCGGCGCTCGTCGTGCCGGCCGCGGCCGCCGCGGCGACGATCCTCGCGAACATCGGGGCGAACGCGGTCTACGTGCGGCTCTCCTCGTCCGCCGTCCGCGCGCTGGGCCTGCGGCTGCGGGAGGCGCTCGCCGAGCGGCTGCAGAGCCTCTCGCTCGACTACCACTCGCGAGGCAGCGCCTCCATCGCCCAGACGAAGGTGGTGCGCGACGTCGAGAACCTCGAGCTGATGCTGCAGCAGGCCTTCGGGCCGGTGCTGACAGCGCTGGTGGTGCTCGTCGGAGCCGGAGTGGCGACGGGCACGAGGGTGCCGCAGTTCCTGCTGGTGTTCGCGCTGACCGTCCCGCTCGCGGCCGCACTCGTGCTCTGGCTCCGTCGGCGGACAGCGGCCGGCAACGAGGCGTTCCGGCGCCACGTCGAGACGATGTCCGGCACCGTCGGCGAGATGTCCGCGCTCCTCGAGGTCACCCGCGCCCACGGCCTCGAGAAGGTCTCGGTCCAGCGGGTGGTGGAGGCCGCCCGCCGCGTCGAGCGGGCGGGCGTCGCCCTCGACCGCCTGAACGGGCGCTTCGGGGCGCTGTCGTGGAGCAGCTACCAGCTCATCACGCTCGGCTCGCTCTTCGGCGCAGCCGTCATCGCGATGACGGGCGTCCTGCCGGTGACGGTCGGCGAGGTCGTGCTGCTGAGCTCCTACTTCGCGCTGCTCACCGGGACGATCACGGCGGCGTTCCAGACTGCTCCGCTGGTCACCCGCGGCCTCGAGTCGCGCCGCTCGATCGCCGAGGTCCTGGCGGACCCCGACGTGGAGCACAACGAGGGCGAGCCGGTCATCGACGCCCTCGCCGGAGGAGTCGAGCTCGACCGGGTGAGCGTCGACTACGGGGACCGGCGCGTGCTGCACGACGTGTCGCTCCGGATCGCCCCGGGGGAGACCGTGGCCTTCGTCGGCCCCTCCGGCTCGGGGAAGTCGACGCTGACCCGGGTGGTCCTCGGATTCGTCCGCCCCTCGCAGGGCCGCGTGCTGCTCGACGGCCGTGACATCGCCGCCCTCGACATGCGCACGGCCCGCCGCTTCGTCTCGGTCGTGCCGCAGGAGTCGGTGCTCTTCCGCGGCAGCATCCGCGACAACGTGCTCTACGGGACAGCGGACGCCGACGACCACCGGCTCGAGGCGGCGCTGCGGGCGGCGAACGCGGAGTTCGTCCTCGAGCTGCCCGACGGCTGGGACACGATCGTGGGGGAGCGGGGCGCCCTGCTGTCGGGAGGCCAGCGCCAGCGCCTCGCGATCGCGCGGGCCCTGATCCGCGACCCCCGTCTGCTCGTGCTCGACGAGGCGACCGCCGCACTCGATCCGCGCACCGAGCGCGAGGTCCGGCTCGCCCTCGACCGGTTGCGCGAGGGGCGCACGACGCTGATCGTCGCCCACCGCCTGAGCACCGTCCGCACGGCCGACCGGATCGTGGTGCTCAGCGAGGGGCGCGTCGTGGAGCAGGGGACGCACGATGAGCTGCTCGCGACGGGCGGCGCGTACGCCGCGCTGCACGCGACGGCCTGA
- a CDS encoding ATP-dependent DNA ligase, producing the protein MGKLHYDGSVEIDVEDRVLAHLQIVLTAKLRRGESCLLTWRDENGMSDGRSAIWLHPSHTLRYTYAGGRMPRINPAWISALTDLANSAGGLRFVPEPPEPVRPPGGSARR; encoded by the coding sequence ATGGGGAAGCTGCACTACGACGGATCGGTCGAGATCGACGTCGAGGACCGGGTGCTCGCCCACCTGCAGATCGTCCTCACCGCGAAGCTGCGCCGGGGGGAGTCGTGCCTGCTCACCTGGCGCGACGAGAACGGGATGAGCGACGGCCGCAGCGCGATCTGGCTGCACCCCTCGCACACGCTCCGCTACACCTACGCCGGCGGCCGCATGCCCCGCATCAACCCCGCCTGGATCTCGGCGCTCACCGATCTCGCGAACTCCGCCGGCGGCCTCCGCTTCGTCCCCGAGCCGCCGGAGCCCGTGCGTCCCCCCGGTGGGAGCGCTCGCCGGTGA
- a CDS encoding aldolase/citrate lyase family protein — MDAERVLGDGRADGVWCRLGEPLTVAQIARGGPAWLCLDAQHGAFDDAAVLASLRALGAVSGRPPVGVRVAGLSDALIGRALDAGADVVVVPMIETVEEALAAVRAAHYPPLGRRSWGPMSDLWGAAPPSAAEARTALWVMIETQAGLDAVDRILAVPGVSGVFVGPFDLAIGLGRDLSDLLAADGPDDPLPRIAAAARRAGKGAGAYAGDRERAGLLRALGFPRVAVATDQSLIALGTAAALDADAADSGC; from the coding sequence GTGGATGCGGAACGGGTTCTCGGAGACGGACGTGCCGACGGGGTGTGGTGCCGGCTCGGGGAGCCGCTGACGGTCGCGCAGATCGCTCGCGGCGGGCCCGCGTGGCTGTGCCTGGACGCGCAGCACGGCGCGTTCGACGACGCCGCGGTCCTCGCCTCCCTTCGCGCGCTCGGCGCCGTGAGCGGGAGGCCGCCCGTCGGCGTCCGGGTCGCCGGGCTCTCCGACGCGCTGATCGGCAGGGCGCTCGACGCCGGAGCAGACGTCGTGGTCGTCCCGATGATCGAGACGGTCGAGGAGGCGCTCGCGGCCGTCCGCGCCGCGCACTACCCGCCGCTCGGCCGCCGCAGCTGGGGGCCGATGTCCGATCTCTGGGGCGCCGCTCCCCCGTCGGCCGCCGAGGCGCGCACCGCGCTCTGGGTCATGATCGAGACGCAGGCCGGCCTCGACGCCGTCGATCGGATCCTCGCGGTGCCGGGCGTGAGCGGAGTCTTCGTCGGCCCGTTCGACCTCGCGATCGGCCTCGGACGGGACCTGTCCGACCTGCTCGCCGCGGACGGACCGGACGACCCGCTGCCGAGGATCGCCGCGGCGGCCCGGCGCGCGGGCAAGGGCGCCGGGGCCTACGCGGGCGACCGCGAGCGCGCCGGGCTGCTGCGAGCGCTCGGCTTCCCGAGGGTCGCGGTCGCGACGGATCAGTCGCTGATCGCGCTCGGCACCGCGGCGGCGCTCGACGCGGACGCCGCCGACTCCGGCTGCTGA
- a CDS encoding WYL domain-containing protein yields the protein MPTTTERLLLLLSLLQTRRDWPGGVLAERLGIAPRTVRRDVDRLRTMGYRIDAAKGPDGGYRLEAGAELPPLLFDDEQVLALTAALRAPIAGLEEASARALATVRQVLPARLRPRADALRFTVAAAPAPAVPPERLVAVAAAVRASEVLRFAYAEAVRRVEPHHLVARQGRWYLIGFDLDRDDWRVFRVDRLEPRSPRGARFRRRALPVRSPAEFLEARFRGGAPGEGWPCRGSVVLEAPAAEVLPYAGDGEMEDLGDAGCRLALGAWSWEALAASFGRFDAPMAGAEPPELAAAFRVLAERYAAAGA from the coding sequence GTGCCCACGACGACCGAGCGGCTCCTCCTGCTCCTCTCCCTCCTGCAGACCCGCCGCGACTGGCCGGGCGGAGTGCTCGCCGAGCGCCTGGGGATCGCGCCGCGCACGGTGCGTCGCGACGTCGACCGACTCCGCACGATGGGCTACCGGATCGACGCGGCGAAGGGCCCCGACGGCGGGTACCGGCTCGAGGCCGGCGCCGAGCTCCCGCCGCTGCTCTTCGACGACGAGCAGGTGCTCGCCCTCACCGCCGCCCTGCGCGCGCCGATCGCGGGGCTCGAGGAGGCGTCGGCCCGTGCGCTGGCGACGGTGCGGCAGGTCCTGCCCGCCCGGCTCCGGCCCCGAGCTGATGCGCTGCGCTTCACGGTCGCGGCGGCGCCGGCCCCCGCAGTCCCTCCGGAGCGGCTGGTCGCGGTCGCGGCGGCCGTCCGGGCCTCGGAGGTGCTCCGCTTCGCGTACGCGGAGGCGGTGCGCCGCGTCGAGCCCCACCACCTGGTCGCGCGTCAGGGCCGCTGGTACCTCATCGGCTTCGACCTCGACCGCGACGACTGGCGGGTGTTCCGCGTCGACCGGCTCGAGCCGCGCTCGCCCCGCGGTGCCCGCTTCCGCCGCCGGGCGCTGCCGGTCCGGAGTCCCGCCGAGTTCCTGGAGGCGCGGTTCCGCGGCGGAGCGCCCGGGGAGGGGTGGCCGTGCCGCGGCTCGGTGGTGCTGGAGGCGCCCGCCGCCGAGGTCCTGCCCTACGCGGGCGACGGGGAGATGGAGGACCTCGGCGACGCGGGCTGCCGACTCGCCCTCGGCGCCTGGTCGTGGGAAGCGCTCGCCGCGTCGTTCGGCCGGTTCGACGCTCCGATGGCCGGGGCCGAGCCGCCCGAGCTGGCCGCCGCGTTCCGCGTGCTCGCGGAGCGGTACGCCGCGGCAGGAGCCTGA